The segment acaacgctataatacaatgcggcgataagtaattaatcagataagttatcgtaacgctagtaataattgcgatatatctagaaataacgatatagatattacattataatgctagtcccgaaggttctagaacattcaggaaccgccggatcacgtgaaaatttcggacaaacaccgtgatagcttactattgcccggcgcgtgatacccgtgacaaacaagcatgaccaggatcggaccacgttgcgcgcgctataattcagaaggtgggagccctcagcgaccacgggtatataaacgggagcaccgtgtgctcaaaaatcagagtattcagttctcgcctagacagttcagatcattagacagttcagatcatatttagtattcggctttcgcccgacagtaaaatctgttgtacggttcgttccgaccattcagttttcgcataatcagtattcgatcagcagtcaatactcgattcatacagtacccagtaaattcattgtacgtacagacagtcatttatacgatttaataatcggttatccttataacattcaatcatacatacgctctcgcaagttttcgcgcagtgtaattaatattatatcttcgaatcagtggtttctagttcattacggtattattcacacaaaatcattaattcagagagacttcgagactagcatatcgcgaatactattaattagccttcagttcttacgtttactgtcgtataaatctattcttgattatttgtatccactgttactattatatttcctttctctttatcgatttccacggcgctcacaatacatatcgaattctatctatcacttttaaagatattttatctaaattttcgtttgcagtgaattacttctatcaacaatataagcgtattatcttttcctctccatgcaattgttaatgccgcctatctataatatcgtttacgcgtccgaaactagtctgtgcgtgaaatcatagtcgaaggaaagttctattaactaatgttgtaatactaatattgtagatccacattcttgtgtacacccgcgttacagtgtgcttcccagtggttcctgtaacacataacaatttagtgaagtgagtacgttgtcgtaattattaagatatattcgtgtaatcattaatcatattgtttacgtgtaattactcgaaatatacatacttgtgtcagttcgcggcccctgtccattccgggcgtcggtcatcttttcggtgtcaattcttctcgccgttaacctctcgcgtctatacctgtaaatataaagacaagctttctattctaattttaatattgaaattatcgggcaaattagtgctacttatctgacgaggtcatccttccttcaagcctacttcgggctctctctttcatcctgcggcgacgcgcgcctcctccagggcgttcttgtattccctatagcttcttcctatatatatttttttttttctcttttctttctttctttttttttcttttcttttcccttatccgctcaccagtggcaaggtccgcgacgtccgccttgacatacccagagcctcagatatctgtaacttataatcgaagagattaatattttattcggacgtcttcatagggaatgtcattagacagagagcgataaccattcttacctacaccgtagggcgcctcctccagggcgacctacatccttcctacgtagtgtgcctctttcagggcgattctacgtcccttctagcagtgcgcctcattcagggcggctctgccttcatccttcgtagtgcgcctccttcagagccggactacccctctctaggtcgcacgcctctctcagggcgaacgactctcttctccgaggagcgcctctttcagggcattccgcctcctagcgtgcagcgcgcctctgtcagggcgatctgcctcctctcagtccacgaaccgcgcctctgtcagggcgtctctcacaattcctccgatcgctcttcttgatctaaaatatagaataaatattaaattaaagtaaactcattaaggctcaccctgtccccgcaacccgtcagataaggtcaagtcaactcgtttaccaatttactttaacgcatgtttttttttcttcacttttctttttctttttccttttcatcactcgcgttactattactaaccccagtctatacccctccgcgtattcaactatggcgtcgattatgatttcgcttaccttcttagctgcgtcatgggtcggtcacgtcgagcagggcgtgctcaccaattgaagcgcctcatccggtcactataccaaggcggctcctacctgccggtccgaacagctgcgtcgccaccaggtagtcagagcccagcatccgtcgggtatttcacttaccctccaccgggaacccatacatcggagtcatcaacccctgaccagctacacgacgccgtcactccaccggcatccagtagcggggtcgtcgcttcctcacataggcccttaccgcctatcgaataccgtccgtggcccgtgcccccgccgttgatagacttcgggattacgcaaccgaggatcatttcctcccaggctttcttcgggcgagtatgcatcctgtcgtccgctgaagcacctatcaattcgcctcctgataaccgtccgtgatttaattgtctaatcgtcttgaaaaatataatataactgtacatatatgtttattataaaataatgataaatacataaaaatcagtatacgtaaacaatctgcattcattgtctactcacttcacatcctccctattatctattacgtcccgacctctagtttccggtgcaccgctacgctgatcgtgacaggtttaccgctcggccaccgcgatccgcgtacaccaaccatcgtaaccgcacctcgctcgcgaacgcagaggacgtaacaactggtgacagcggcgggACGTAACAACGCAGAGACAagtgaaatcgaatatcaTGCCTATCTCTTGGTACGTCCTGAGCGTTCGAGAGTGAGGTGCGGTTAcggtggttggtgtacgcggatcgcggtggccgagcggtaaacctgtcacgatcagcgtagcggtgcaccggaaactagaggtcgggacgtaatggataataaggaggatgtgaagtgagtagacaatgagtacagattgtttacgtatactaatttttatgtatttatccttattttatattaaacatatatgtacagttatattatatttttcaagacgattagacaactAATTCATGGACGGTTATcgggaggcgaattgataggtgcttcagcggacgacaagatgcatactcgcccgaagaaagcctgggaggaaatgatcctcggttgcgtaatcccgaagtctataacggcgggggcacgggccacggacggtattcgatgggtggtaagggcctatgtgaggaagcggcgaccccgctactggatgccggtggagtgacggcgtcgtgtagctggtcaggggttgatgtttccgatgtatgggttcccggtggagggtaagtgaaatacccgacggatgctgggctctgactacctggtggcgacgcagctgttcggaccgtcaggtaggagccgccttggtatagtgaccggatgaggcgcttcaattggtgagcatgccctgctcgacgtgaccgacccatgacgcagctaagaaggtaagcgaaatcataatcaaCGCCATAATTGAATACGCGGAGAgtcaattaaccaaatgttttcttcgattgaccggataaatattaattttaatttattttaaaaccctaatctgattttcatatttaatattctatacacttatcccattaattattattataatttttatatattttaaaatttcatttagattttctttaagtaataactttccttcaattaattttaatttaatttgtttgttattaatttttaatttagccagAATTCCCCCactaacgttttttatttttaaatgaactataatctatatttttttattaaattcaaatttttactttatttttattttaatgattttaaattctttcattttaatttatgtttatattaatttaataaatctaataatatatttttatttataccgcATTCGAGGTAATAATCctcgcataaaaataatcaaagatcttattaaattaattataacaaatattaacatagaatataaaagtaaattagtaaataaaataattctaataaatctaaaaaaaataatcataccatattcagacaaaaaaattaatgtaaatccccccctaaaatattcaatattaaacccCGAAACTAACTCTGATTCGCCctcaataaaatctatagGGCTACGATTTAACTCAgccaaaattctaataaaatataacaaaaataaaggatataaACTAACTAAAtaccaaatataaatttgatatttataaaaatccaaaaaagagtatctttctcttataattattaaaattaaaataattaaaataaaccttacttcataagataatatttgagcAACAGATCGCATAGAccctattattgaataaattgaatttgctgACCatcctataaaaattattttaaactttaataaaaatttacttttttaaatttatatctaaattaaaattatataaaaaaaaattaaatatcaaaaaaattgattaaaatatcttctctaaataaatattaaaaataatttttttatattaaattttatttatttatttaactctttttctttcgagaaatttatttatcaataattttttttaataaaccctgatacaaaaggtacattcaactaaaattactctaaaaaaatttttttattttcatttacattacattatcattaaaattaaaataattattttaaaattttttactaaaacttttttttttttaatataattttatttaataatttataatattttttcttatatttatttgttattaataatttatttattaattataataaaatttaaaaaatttttaattaatcttttcaatgtaaatgaaaaatttttatttaaactaaaatttttttttattctaaatacattttccaatatatttactttgttacgactttttccataaatttttattaatgaaaatgacgggcaatttgtacatattttatttaaaattcaatttaaatatttttttaactttccaattaaattcaatatttataaaactttaaaaatttatttcaattaattaaattaaatgtaactcatttaaatcttaactattctacattttgatttgaattataattataattaatttttaaattattaatcttttaatataatttttcaacaacaatatataaaaattaaattaagtaattctattcgtggattatcaaattaatcaacaagttcctctaaatcataaaataccgccaaattttttatttttaatgattaacatttaatatttaattatattttattttcatttaaataatagggtatctaatcctaatttattatataaatttttttaattttattattaatttaaataaaattatttaacttttaatatctattcatatttcaccataaaaaaataaattagttaaatatatttatttatttatatattttatatttatatataattatttaaatttatttttatttaaagtataaaccgcaattactggcactttatttattaataataaattataattttctattataaatttttatttaattaattattataaatactaatttatatattattaaattatttaaattttatataattttttaaaattttatttatactttaaattataaaataaatttaaaaaaaaaattaattttgtaattatatttattaattattaaaaacaaattataaaaataatttaaatttaaatttaatatgaatataaaatttaatttataatatacataaaaaaaaaattaaataatatttcccccccttttttatattattatcattattattaattattaataattatttaaatatattaaaatattttattaataaataattttattttctatattttaggtttttaatattttaaattaaaaataatgattaataagttttaattaattaatattaaataattaatgttaattaaatattttaaatatatataattaattatatatttataaaaataattaaaatattttattaacattaaataataattattaaataatattaatgtatatataaataaaaacttaaatttttaattttttttactttctataaaatactctccttaaatttatataagtaagatttttaattattattaattattttatttatagataagttttttaattttaattttaataatatattttttttttataaatacatataattaaaatagtcaattattaaatttaaataaaattactctctccctctgaattttattttaactaattatacttttttaattctgtaataactaattatttttaaaaaatcaatttttataataattttatttataatattttattatttaatttattaattaatctttataactactttaattttaataaattcttttattatttttactaatacaaatttaatttaaattatttatttaaatttacttataacctttttttaaattaaatttacttatcatatttaattttaactaatgattaatagtcaattttcaaaaatattatactaatttatatttatttaattaaagtaagtaagctaattctctaagcttttaggttcataccctaaatatagaaattttatctttctcttatttaattaattatttttgctatttaaattttattaataactaaaaatttatttaatgatatgcctgataaaaggattattttgatagaataaattatacataatttatatatgttttcatttaaattaatttttttatatttaatagatttaaactatctcaaaaaatttcaaaaatttttatgctttataatacattaaaatataatattaatattcaatatttattcaaagtttaatacaactaaaaaattaattttatttatatgcatcataatttattcataaaattttttttaatgtcttatttaatttatttttcttttatttctttatttttatacgatttattaataatttgtattattatggaaattaataattttttattcatttgttttttatcaattaaattaaaaaataaaaaaattatttttttatattatctcattcaagctttagcttccttaataataatgttaactttaattattaataattttatatatatacaaataaattttattataatcaatttttttatctctattataattaaattagggatccccccatttcattcatgaatcccttctgtagctatttttttagattgatattcattatttatttttttaacaattcaaaaaattattcctttatacataatttcacttattaactctccaatttttttactatattttataattttaacatctgcatttatctccgcctttaaaataattaattcaataaattttaaaattttattaagattttcttcaattaaccaaatgttttcttcgattgaccggataaatattaattttaatttattttaaaaccctaatctgattttcatatttaatattctatacacttatcccattaattattattataatttttatatattttaaaatttcatttagattttctttaagtaataactttccttcaattaattttaatttaatttgtttgttattaatttttaatttagccagAATTCCCCCactaacgttttttatttttaaatgaactataatctatatttttttattaaattcaaatttttactttatttttattttaatgattttaaattctttcattttaatttatgtttatattaatttaataaatctaataatatatttttatttataccgcATTCGAGGTAATAATCctcgcataaaaataatcaaagatcttattaaattaattataacaaatattaacatagaatataaaagtaaattagtaaataaaataattctaataaatctaaaaaaaataatcataccatattcagataaaaaaattaatgtaaatccccccctaaaatattcaatattaaacccCGAAACTAACTCTGATTCGCCctcaataaaatctatagGGCTACGATTTAACTCAgccaaaattctaataaaatataacaaaaataaaggatataaACTAACTAAAtaccaaatataaatttgatatttataaaaatccaaaaaagagtatctttctcttataattataaaaattaaaataattaaaataaaccttacttcataagataatatttgagcAACAGATCGCATAGAccctattattgaataaattgaatttgctgaccatcctataaaaataatgaaatacccgccaatagatataaaaataattattaataaaatagaataatttaaataataaaaattagtagcaaacggatataataatcatatagataatatagttacaaatctcattaaaggagtcaaataaaataatcgataattagatttataaacataaaataattctttatttaataatttaatagcatcgCTGAAAGGTTGCAAAATACCAACTAACCCGACCTTATTAGGACCTTTACGTATTTGTACATATCCTAAAAATTTCCgctctaataaagttaaaaaagcaatccctaacaataaaattaataataaaattaataaatttaataaatttaaaactaaataataataaatatttttaattattacttatataaattatttttatatatttataaattctaaatttattacactattctgccaaagtaatctacaatttttataaaattaatattattctttaatttaaaaaaaatttcaaataaaaagtcctttcgtacaaatttatttacactttaattatagataaaatccgATCTGGCTTACGCCGATCTAAActcaaatcatgtaaaattttaatagtcgaacagactaaataattaaatttttccatctaatttttattttaattcaacatcgaggtcgcaatcattttttataatatgatcttaaaaaaaatattacgctgttatccctaaggtaattaatttttcaataattttttttaaaacttattcatattttcataaatatatgattatctattaaataaaattaaaaaagtttataaaattttttaatcctcccaactaaatataattttatactaaatttaaaaactaatgtattttaataaaaattatattaaattctatagggTCTTATCGtcccataatattatttgaacatttttattcaaaatttaaatttttattatttaatttaaaaagcttaaatctCATCCATTCCTTCATTCCAGCCtccaattaaaagacaaatgattatgctacgttagcacagtcaaattactgcggctatttaatacacatcattgagcagaacaaatctttaattattttctaaaaaccatgtttttattaaacaggtggacttaattttatttaaatatattaaataaatttattttgcctaattctttaattaaatataaattattaattattatcaaatttttaaaaataaattttataaataatactaattttatcattattaatttttaatttaaattaataaaaatatttttttaatttattaaatttattttaattttaaaattataattaaactatgctaaaataaataaattattaaattttttcaaaaaattttaaattttaaaaccatttttataaaatttttataaataatattaataaattttttaaattttaaaattaatttatagattatcccataaatttttaatataaatcaatatatttattgtaaataaaaattattttaaactttaataaaaatttacatatttaaatttatatctaaattaaatttatataaaaaaaaattaaatatcaaaaaaattgattaaaatatcttctctaaataaatattaaaaataatttttttatattaaattttatttatttatttaactctttttctttcgagaaatttatttatcaataattttttttaataaaccctgatacaaaaggtacattcaactaaaattactctaaaaaaatttttttattttcatttacattacattatcattaaaattaaaataattattttaaaattttttactaaaactttttttttttaatataattttatttaataatttataatattttttcttatatttatttattattaataatttatttattaattataataaaatttaaaaaatttttaattaatcttttcaatgtaaatgaaaaatttttatttaaactaaaatttttttttattctaaatacattttccaatatatttactttgttacgactttttccataaatttttattaatgaaaatgacgggcaatttgtacatattttatttaaaattcaatttaaatatttttttaactttacaattaaattcaatatttataaaactttaaaaatttatttcaattaattaaattaaatgtaactcatttaaatcttaactattctacattttgatttgaattataattataattaatttttaaattattaatcttttaatataatttttcaacaacaatatataaaaattaaattaagtaattctattcgtggattatcaaattaatcaacaagttcctctaaatcataaaataccgccaaattttttatttttaatgattaacatttaatatttaattatattttattttcatttaaataatagggtatctaatcctaatttattatataaatttttttaattttattattaatttaaataaaattatttaacttttaatatctattcatatttcaccataaaaaaataaattagttaaatatatttatttatttatatattttatatttatatataattatttaaatttatttttatttaaagtataaaccgcaattgctggcactttatttattaataataaattataattttctattataaatttttatttaattaattattataaatactaatttatatattattaaattatttaaattttatataatttttaaaaattttatttatactttaaattataaaataaatttaaaaaaaaaattaattttgtaattatatttattaattattaaaaacaaattataaaaataatttaaatttaaatttaatatgaatataaaatttaatttataatatacataaaaaaaaaaattaaataatattcccctccctcttttttatattattatcattattattaattattaataattatttaaatatattaaaatattttattaataaataattttttttttctatattttaggtttttaatattttaaattaaaaataatgattaataagttttaattaattaatattaaataattaatgttaattaaatattttaaatatatataattaattatatatttataaaaataattaaaatattttattaacattaaataataattattaaataatattaatgtatatataaataaaaacttaaatttttaattttttttactttctataaaatactctccttaaatttatataaataagatttttaattattattaattattttatttatagataagttttttaattttaattttaataatatattttttttttataaatacatataattaaaatagtcaattattaaatttaaataaaattactctctccctctgaattttattttaactaattatacttttttaattctataataactaattatttttaaaaaatcaatttttataataattttatttataatattttattatttaatttattaattaatctttataactactttaattttaataaattcttttattatttttactaatacaaatttaatttaaattatttatttaaatttacttataacctttttttaaattaaatttacttatcatatttaattttaactaatgattaatagtcaattttcaaaaatattatactaatttatatttatttaattaaagtaagtaagctaattctctaagcttttaggttcataccctaaatatagaaattttatctttctcttatttaattaattatttttgctatttaaattttattaataactaaaaatttatttaatgatatgcctgataaaaggattattttgatagaataaattatacataatttatatatgttttcatttaaattaatttttttatatttaatagatttaaactatctcaaaaaatttcaaaaatttttatgctttataatacattaaaatataatattaatattcaatatttattcaaagtttaatacaactaaaaaattaattttatttatatgcatcataatttattcataaaattttttttaatgtcttatttaatttatttttcttttatttctttatttttatacgatttattaataatttgtattattatggaaattaataattttttattcatttgttttttatcaattaaattaaaaaataaaaaaattatttttttatattatctcattcaagctttagcttccttaataataatgttaactttaattattaataattttatatatatacaaataaattttattataatcaatttttttatctctattataattaaattagggatccccccatttcattcatgaatcccttctgtagctatttttttagattgatattcattatttatttttttaacaattcaaaaaattattcctttatacataatttcacttattaactct is part of the Anoplolepis gracilipes chromosome 2, ASM4749672v1, whole genome shotgun sequence genome and harbors:
- the LOC140674248 gene encoding NADH-ubiquinone oxidoreductase chain 1-like codes for the protein LIIIFNLNLLKFKIIFIGWSANSIYSIIGSMRSVAQILSYEVRFILIILILIIIRERYSFLDFYKYQIYIWYLVSLYPLFLLYFIRILAELNRSPIDFIEGESELVSGFNIEYFRGGFTLIFLSEYGMIIFFRFIRIILFTNLLLYSMLIFVIINLIRSLIIFMRGLLPRMRYK